In Molothrus aeneus isolate 106 chromosome 4, BPBGC_Maene_1.0, whole genome shotgun sequence, the following are encoded in one genomic region:
- the ING2 gene encoding LOW QUALITY PROTEIN: inhibitor of growth protein 2 (The sequence of the model RefSeq protein was modified relative to this genomic sequence to represent the inferred CDS: deleted 1 base in 1 codon) — MGARAWGRRENANPWQRRRPRLIRAGPRACALRAGAGAPSGGFAPAAAPREGARDPRDPAEGRPHPPGPARPGPARRALTPPAPRAWPPQGNGAAAEGGGEEDGEGSGVAARTPRPVRAVRWRRRMCCWRGGMMLAGPQLVAGPAAPGGERARLLSLYVQDYLECVESLPLDIQRNASLLREMDTQCQEALKEIDDVYEKYKSENDPVQKKRLQQHLQRALINSQELGDEKIQIVTQMLELVENRARQMETHSQCFQDLSENEKPLEKAKMESCQPERSSRRPRRQRTSESRDLCHIANGIDDCDDQPPKEKRSKSSKKKKRSKAKQEREVSPVEFAIDPNEPTYCLCNQVSYGEMIGCDNEQCPIEWFHFSCVGLTYKPKGKWYCPKCRGDNEKTMDKCTDKSKKDRRSR, encoded by the exons ATGGGAGCGCGCGCCTGGGGAAGGCGGGAGAATGCGAACCCCTGGCAGCGCCGCCGGCCGCGCCTTATAAGGGCAGGGCCTCGCGCATGCGCGCTCCGGGCAGGGGCGGGGGCGCCGAGCGGGGGTTTTGCTCCGGCGGCGGCACCGCGGGAAGGGGCGCGCGACCCGCGGGACCCCGCAGAGGGGCGGCCGcacccgcccggcccggcccggcccggcccggcccggcgagCGCTcacc ccccccgccccccggGCGTGGCCGCCCCAGGGCAACGGGGCGGCggcagaaggaggaggagaagaagacgGAGAAGGGAGCGGGGTCGCCGCAAGGACCCCGCGCCCGGTGCGGGCGgtgcggtggcggcggcggatGTGCTGCTGGCGCGGGGGGATGATGCTGGCGGGGCCACAGCTGgtggcggggccggcggcgccgggcggggAGCGGGCCCGCCTGCTCTCGCTCTACGTGCAGGACTACCTGGAGTGCGTGGAGTCTTTGCCGCTGGACATCCAGCGCAACGCCTCGCTGCTGCGGGAGATGGACACGCAGTGCCAAG aagCCCTTAAAGAAATAGATGAtgtctatgaaaaatacaagtCTGAAAACGATCCTGTTCAGAAGAAACGCTTGCAACAACATCTTCAGCGTGCATTAATCAACAGTCAAGAACTTGGAgatgaaaaaattcaaatagTTACTCAGATGCTAGAACTGGTTGAGAACAGAGCCCGTCAAATGGAGACACACTCTCAGTGTTTCCAAGACCTGTCTGAGAACGAAAAGCCTCTAGAAAAGGCCAAGATGGAGTCGTGCCAGCCAGAGAGATCCTCGCGCAGGCCTCGTCGGCAGCGGACCAGCGAGAGCCGCGACCTGTGCCACATAGCCAATGGCATCGATGACTGCGATGACCAGCCACCGAAAGAGAAAAGATCAAAAtcttccaagaagaaaaaacgCTCCAAAGCCAAACAGGAGAGAGAGGTTTCACCTGTAGAATTTGCAATTGATCCCAATGAACCAACTTACTGCTTATGCAACCAAGTGTCTTACGGCGAAATGATAGGATGTGACAATGAACAGTGCCCTATTGAGTGGTTCCACTTTTCCTGTGTTGGACTGACGTACAAACCAAAGGGGAAGTGGTATTGCCCCAAGTGCAGAGGAGACAATGAGAAAACAATGGACAAATGTACTGACAAATCAAAAAAAGATAGGAGATCGAGGTAG